Within Acidobacteriota bacterium, the genomic segment AAGATCAATGCGGCCTTTCTCGAAATGGAATGGAAGCCGCAAGACGAAGACAAGGCCGCCGCCTGGGCGATGTATATCGAATTGCTTACGCGCATCACGACGCAACCGCTGCCCGACGCGGATGGTGACGAAAAGGCGGCGCTCAACAGCGTCTATGCGCTATTCCCGCTGACGCGCGAGATCATCAAGGCGAATGGCCGCCACTGCCTTGAATTCACCAAAATCGCCATCGTCGTGTTGAATCAGGTCATTCGCCCCTTCACCGCCAAATGGCACAAACGGTCGTTGGCGGGCGCGTTCGACAATCCGGCGGATTGCCAGACCTTCCGCGCCGAGTTGACGGCTTTGCAGGCGGAGTTGCGCAAATACACGCGGATGCTGGCCGATATGGCGGGCGTCGAAGACCTGACGACGCTGGAGCAGGCTTAGCGCGACACGTTCAGATTGAGGTCTGGGAAAGATCGTGCTTCGGGACAGTACCGCGCGCGTCAGCAAGCGGAGACTCAGGACGCACCGCGTTGCGCCAACGTTGACGCGCCGCTTGCTGACGCGCGCGGTACTGTCCCAAACTCTGACGCCCATACTTTCAACTGCAAGCTGCAAAGGTAGACGCCCCCTCGATGACACAGCCAACTTACGTCTTTCTCTCTTATGCCAAAGGCGATCTCGCTGCCGCCAGCGCGTTGGAAGCCGCGTTGCGCGCAGCGGGCTTGCGAGTCTTTCGTGACCGCAGCGACATTCGCCCCAGCGACCACTGGCCGCTCAAGATTCATCAGGCGCTGTGCGAATGTGAGCGGATGGTCTTGCTGCTCTCGCCGCACTCGATGCCATATCACAAAGAGACCTTTGCCGAATGGTTCTTTTTCGAGCAACAGGGCAAACCGATTTTTCCGTTGCTGCTGGCCGATTGCCAGTTGTTTTATCGCCTGCCTTTCACCCAACACATGGACGTGCGCGGCGGTTTGGATGCCGTTCTGCCGCAGTTGCTGGCGTGCCTGGCTGAACCGGTCGAATCCGCGCCGCCATTGCCGCCCGCCGAAACCATCGCCATTGTGCCGGATGCCGAAAAACCGGTGGCGCTTGTCGAGGCGCAAGCCGCCCTCGCCGCCGTCGCTGACGCTGCGCCCCAGCCCGTCGTGCTCACTGAAGCCGAAGCCGAGGCCATCGCCGCGCATCCGCCCGCCGATGTGCGCGCATACAGGCTGTCGCGCGTGGCGGCCTGGTCGTTGCCGCGTTATCAACTCGACCGGCGTTTCGTCAGTTTGACGCTCACGCTCGATCAGGGCGAAGAGGCGCAGGAACGCTTTGTGCCTGCGCGGCAGATGCGTTTCAACGATTTGCGCGAGGTGTTGGCGGCGGCTGACACAGACCGCGCGCTGGTGTTGCTGGGCGCGCCGGGCGGCGGCAAATCCACCGTCTTGCGGCGGCTGCAACTCGATCACAGCCTCGATCGGTTGCGCGACGAACGGGACGAAATCAGTTTTCTGCTGCCGTTGAACAGCTATCCCGCTGATTATCCGCCGCCGCGCCAGTGGCTCAACGCATGCTGGGCGCAGTTCTATCCGCATCTGCCACCGCTCGAAAGCTGGCTGGCAAACGGGCGCGCGTTGTTGTTGCTGGATGCGCTCAACGAAATGCCGCACCGCGACGCGGCGGAATACTTCGACGCCGTGGCGCGTTGGCGCGCCTTTGTGCAGGAAGCCGCCGCGCAAGGCAACCGGCTGGTGTTCACCTGCCGCAGCCTCGATTACAGCGCACGCTTGAGCGCGCCCGAATTGCGTGTGCCCCAGGTGCAGGTGCAGCCGATGGATGACGAACAGGTGCGCGCATTCCTGTTCGCCTATTGTCCGGCGCACGCCGCGCAGCATTGGGAACCGTTGCGGCGCTCCGCCCAATTCGCGCTCTATCGCACGCCATATTTGCTCAAATTGTTGAGCGATCAACTCACGGCGACGGGCAAACTGCCGGCGGGCCGCGCGGCTCTGTTCACAGGTTTTGTGCGGCAGGCGTTGGCGCGCGAAAGCAATGCGCCTTTGTTCCAACCCCTGGGTACGCACCGCTTCCAGCGTGCGGAGGTGGCAACAGACACGTCAATGCCGGAGGAGGTTCCCTCGGCATCAGTTCGTCCAATGCCAAGCCTGCACGCTGGAAGCGGTGCGTACCCAGGTGCGTACCCAGGTTCATCCTCGGACGAATTGCTGACGGAAGACGATCACCTCAAGCTCAATCATCAAACCTGGCGCGACGATTTCGACTTGCCGGACGACGGCGCGTTGCTGCCCGGCCTGAGCGCGCTGGCGCTGGCAATGCAACGGCAGGGTCAGGAACGGCTGGCCGAAGCCGAGGCCCGCCGCGTGCTGGCCCAGCCGCGCAGTCGCGATGTGCTGAAAGCCGGGCTTGCGCTCGGCCTGCTCGACAAAGACCTGGCGCGCGCCGAGATCGGATTTTTTCACCAATTGTTGCGCGAGTATTTTGCCGCGCGCCAACTGGCCCAGGCACCCGACGCGGCGCTCGCGCACGTCGAGTGGGAAGCGGCCCGCGTCACGCCGTCGCTGACAGAGACGCTGGCCGGATTGGCCTCCAACGATCCGCTGCCGCCGCTGGCGCAAACCGGTTGGGAAGAAACCTTGCTGACCGCCGCGCCGATGCTGAGTGATGTGGCCGGGTTCATACGGGAATTGCTGCCGCACAATTTGCCGCTGGCCGGACGTTGCGCCGCCGCGCCCGATGTGACCGTCGGCGCGGCCTTCAAGCGTGAATTGCAGGACGCGCTCATTCAACGCGCACAGGATTTCAAACGCGCCGATTTGCGCGCGCGCATTGCGGCGGGCGAGGCGCTGGGGCAATTGGGCGATGCGCGCTTCACCCTGCGCCAGGGCGCGCACGGCGCTTACCTGTTGCCGCCGCTTGTCACCATCGCCGCTGGTGAATATCCCATCGGTTTGAACCAGAGCGATTACGAAGACGAAACGCCGCAAATCAAAGTGCGCTTGGCGGCCTTTGAGATCGGGCAGTTCCCCGTGACCAATGCCGAGTATGCGCATTTCATCGCGGCACGAGGTTACGAAGACGAACAATGGTGGGACACGGCGGAAGCCCGCGCCTGGCGCAGTGGCGAGAGTACGGCACAAGGAGAAAAGGGCAGTTGGCGCGACTTTCGCAAACAGCTTCAGAGTTATTCAGAAGACGAATTGCGCGGAATGGTTCAGACAAACCGTGCCACGCCTGACGAAGTGGATGATTGGTTGGAGACGCGCAACTGGTCGGACAAAGAGTTCGAGCAATGGCTTGATGATGAATTTCCTCCGGGTACTTTCTATCGGGAACCGCGATACTGGAATGACGCGCGGTTCAACCAGCTCGCGCAGCCTGTGGTCGGCGTCTCGTGGTTCGAGGCGCGCGCCTATGGCAAGTGGCTGACAGCGAATGTCGCCGATGGGCGCGACTTTCGCTTGCCGACCGAATTTGAGTTCGAGGCGGCGGCGCGCGGCCAGGCGGGCAGGCTGTTTCCTTACGGCAACAAATTCGACAAGGAGCGCGGCAATACGTTTGAGAGCCACCTGCGGCGCACGACGCCCGTCGGCATCTTTGACAACGCGACGCCTGAAAAGGCTTATGACCTGACGGGCAATGCTTATACCTGGACGCTTTCGCTTTATGATCAACAACGTTTTGGCTACCGGCAGGGCGATGTGGCAGGGCGCGACGACATTCACGCGACGAACGTTAAGCGTGTCCTGCGGGGCGGCTCGTGGATCGACGATGGTGGCGTCGCGCGCTCTGTGTACCGCAACGTCAATCTTCCCGGCGTCCGCTTCAACGATTCCGGTTTTCGGGTCGTGGTAGTGCGTCCCCCTTCTTAGACTGAAGCACTGACCACTGTTGCCCTGCGACGAAGGAGCAGGGCATGAAATTTTTTTTGAAAACAGCATATGCGGTTTTCAATCTGGGGCGGGGCGTTCAAACACCAACCCCTGTCCCAGCACGTGTTCGCGCAAGCCCCAGGTGTCGGCATAGCGCACGTGATTGATCCAGCCTTGCACCGAAGCATCGAATTCGGCAAAGCTGATCTGGCCGGCGCAATACTCGCTCCAACGGTCGCGCAAACGGCGCGCGAATTTGACGACGTTGCGCGCCTTGACGCGGCGCTGGGTCGGATAGACCACAAAGCCCAACCACGGGATGCCGTGCGCGCAGGGAATGACCTGGGCAGGCGCGGCATGAACGGTCAGGCGCAATTGGGCGAGGCACTCAATGACGGCGCGTTTCCATGCATACAACTGGCGCTTGCTGTCGCTGAACAAACAAAAATCATCCACGTAACGCAAATAGGCCGGGCAGCCGAGCGTTTGCGTGACAAACCGGTCTAACGGGTCGAGATAGACATTGCTCCAAAACTGGCTGGTCAAATTGCCGATGGGCAAGCCGCGCGGACGATTGACCGCGAACAAATCATCGCCAGGGAAAAACACCATCTCGTATTCGTCAGCGAGCACGCCCGCGCCGCTCTGAATAAGGCGTTCGCACAGCCACAGCGTCGCGTCATCGGTCAGCGTCGCGCGCAACAAATCCAGCAGGATGGCGTGATCGAGTGAGGGGAAGTGTTTGACCACATCCAACCGCAGCGCGTAACGAAAGCGCCGGGCAAAATACTGCAACCGATCAACCGCGCGATGCGTCCCCTGGCCCACGCGGTTGGCATAAGAGTCGGCGTGGAAGTGCGCTTCAAAGAGCGGCTCGATCAGGTTGCAGAGCGCGTGATGCACGACGCGGTCGCGGAAGGGCGCGGCGCTCACCCGCCGTTGTTTGGGTTCGTAAATCGTAAAATTGACGTAAGCGCCCGGCTGGTAAGTGAACGCGGCCAGTTCCGCTTGCAGGTGCAACAACCGGTCGGCGAGTTGATGTTCAAATGCGGCAGCGGCCCCTTTACCGCGTTTGCCGCGCGCCGCTTGTTGATAGGCCGCCAGCAGATTCGGCCAGGCGCTGATTTGGGAATAGAGAGAACCACGGATGATGTCCAAGGAAAAGCTCAGTGAAATGACGATTCTGACGCGCTGTTATGATTTATTGGCGTGGCTCTTGCCCAAAGTCGAACGCTTTCCCAAAGCGTACCGCCACACCCTGACGCAGCGTTTGCTGGACGCCGCGCTCGATTTTCAGGAGCACCTGTTCGACGCGCAAAGCCAGAGCGGCGCGGCACGGCAAAAACAATTGCGCGCCGCCGATGCGCACCTGAACAAACTCAGGTTGTATTTGCGCCTGGCGCATCAATTCGGCTGGCTCAATCACGGGCAATATCAGCACGTCAGTCTCATGGTCGCGGAATTGGGCCGCTTGTTGGGCGGTTGGCTCAAGGCGGAGGCGTAAGCTGGTGACAACCTGGGTACGCACCGCTGGCAGCAGCGGTGCGTACCCAGGTCAATATGCGCCCGACGGTGTTTTTCGCCCGTGCGGACGGGACGCGATTGCGCCTTCTTTCAGACTCTTCGCCTCGGTGCGCCGAGCGTACTCGACGCACATTGCCGGAAGCCGCCGCCTTCGTAAAGAAAGCGGCTGGCTCGTCAACAGCGCCGCCGCCGCTGACCTTTGAAGAGGGACGAAAGGAGTGGGACGCACTACCACGACCCGAAAACCGGTATTGTTGTTGCGGTCGCCGGGTTGATTGATGTTGCGGTACACAGAGCGCGCGTTGTCATCATTGTTGATCCACGAGCCGCCCCGCAGGTGCGTTACAACCGGCCCCACAAGTTGCCTTGCGCCACGCATCTTAGCCT encodes:
- a CDS encoding SUMF1/EgtB/PvdO family nonheme iron enzyme, with translation MTQPTYVFLSYAKGDLAAASALEAALRAAGLRVFRDRSDIRPSDHWPLKIHQALCECERMVLLLSPHSMPYHKETFAEWFFFEQQGKPIFPLLLADCQLFYRLPFTQHMDVRGGLDAVLPQLLACLAEPVESAPPLPPAETIAIVPDAEKPVALVEAQAALAAVADAAPQPVVLTEAEAEAIAAHPPADVRAYRLSRVAAWSLPRYQLDRRFVSLTLTLDQGEEAQERFVPARQMRFNDLREVLAAADTDRALVLLGAPGGGKSTVLRRLQLDHSLDRLRDERDEISFLLPLNSYPADYPPPRQWLNACWAQFYPHLPPLESWLANGRALLLLDALNEMPHRDAAEYFDAVARWRAFVQEAAAQGNRLVFTCRSLDYSARLSAPELRVPQVQVQPMDDEQVRAFLFAYCPAHAAQHWEPLRRSAQFALYRTPYLLKLLSDQLTATGKLPAGRAALFTGFVRQALARESNAPLFQPLGTHRFQRAEVATDTSMPEEVPSASVRPMPSLHAGSGAYPGAYPGSSSDELLTEDDHLKLNHQTWRDDFDLPDDGALLPGLSALALAMQRQGQERLAEAEARRVLAQPRSRDVLKAGLALGLLDKDLARAEIGFFHQLLREYFAARQLAQAPDAALAHVEWEAARVTPSLTETLAGLASNDPLPPLAQTGWEETLLTAAPMLSDVAGFIRELLPHNLPLAGRCAAAPDVTVGAAFKRELQDALIQRAQDFKRADLRARIAAGEALGQLGDARFTLRQGAHGAYLLPPLVTIAAGEYPIGLNQSDYEDETPQIKVRLAAFEIGQFPVTNAEYAHFIAARGYEDEQWWDTAEARAWRSGESTAQGEKGSWRDFRKQLQSYSEDELRGMVQTNRATPDEVDDWLETRNWSDKEFEQWLDDEFPPGTFYREPRYWNDARFNQLAQPVVGVSWFEARAYGKWLTANVADGRDFRLPTEFEFEAAARGQAGRLFPYGNKFDKERGNTFESHLRRTTPVGIFDNATPEKAYDLTGNAYTWTLSLYDQQRFGYRQGDVAGRDDIHATNVKRVLRGGSWIDDGGVARSVYRNVNLPGVRFNDSGFRVVVVRPPS
- the avd gene encoding diversity-generating retroelement protein Avd — encoded protein: MTILTRCYDLLAWLLPKVERFPKAYRHTLTQRLLDAALDFQEHLFDAQSQSGAARQKQLRAADAHLNKLRLYLRLAHQFGWLNHGQYQHVSLMVAELGRLLGGWLKAEA
- a CDS encoding RNA-dependent DNA polymerase, with amino-acid sequence MDIIRGSLYSQISAWPNLLAAYQQAARGKRGKGAAAAFEHQLADRLLHLQAELAAFTYQPGAYVNFTIYEPKQRRVSAAPFRDRVVHHALCNLIEPLFEAHFHADSYANRVGQGTHRAVDRLQYFARRFRYALRLDVVKHFPSLDHAILLDLLRATLTDDATLWLCERLIQSGAGVLADEYEMVFFPGDDLFAVNRPRGLPIGNLTSQFWSNVYLDPLDRFVTQTLGCPAYLRYVDDFCLFSDSKRQLYAWKRAVIECLAQLRLTVHAAPAQVIPCAHGIPWLGFVVYPTQRRVKARNVVKFARRLRDRWSEYCAGQISFAEFDASVQGWINHVRYADTWGLREHVLGQGLVFERPAPD